A window of the Halobacterium hubeiense genome harbors these coding sequences:
- a CDS encoding endonuclease V has translation MEVVRPEFLPDPDRSREEMEDLQREIAATASFEDDFGFDVADVELGESPTDAPTAAESVGEQVTLTDGDAPVVVGVDQAFVGDDYSVSAAVAIRDGRVVERAAGRAELELPYIPGLLAFREGDAIVDALESLSVEPDVLVLDGSGRIHFRQAGLATHVGVLFDVPAVGVAKNLLCGTPREPLDDPLPEGARVAIEADDSMDVPDGTVVGYAYQSRQYPNPEQRHVNPLIVSPGHRVSAETTVDVVEATCTGYKLPAPTRLADQYADDLKD, from the coding sequence ATGGAGGTCGTCCGACCCGAGTTCCTCCCGGACCCGGACCGCTCCCGCGAGGAGATGGAGGACCTCCAGCGCGAGATAGCCGCGACAGCGTCCTTCGAGGACGACTTCGGCTTCGACGTCGCGGACGTCGAACTCGGGGAGTCGCCGACGGACGCGCCGACCGCCGCCGAGAGCGTCGGCGAACAGGTGACGCTCACCGACGGCGACGCGCCCGTGGTCGTCGGCGTCGACCAGGCGTTCGTCGGGGACGACTACTCCGTGAGCGCCGCGGTCGCGATTCGGGACGGCCGCGTCGTCGAGCGCGCCGCCGGCCGCGCGGAACTGGAACTCCCCTACATTCCCGGGCTGTTGGCGTTCCGCGAGGGCGACGCCATCGTGGACGCGCTCGAATCGCTGTCCGTCGAGCCGGACGTGCTCGTGCTCGACGGGAGCGGCCGCATCCACTTCCGTCAGGCCGGCCTCGCGACGCACGTGGGCGTGCTCTTCGACGTGCCTGCCGTTGGTGTGGCGAAGAACCTGCTCTGCGGGACGCCCCGTGAGCCGCTGGACGACCCGCTGCCGGAAGGCGCGCGCGTCGCCATCGAGGCCGACGACTCGATGGACGTACCCGACGGCACCGTCGTCGGGTACGCCTACCAGTCCCGGCAGTACCCCAATCCCGAGCAGCGCCACGTCAACCCCCTCATCGTGAGCCCCGGCCACCGCGTCAGCGCCGAGACCACCGTGGACGTCGTGGAAGCGACCTGTACGGGGTACAAGCTCCCCGCGCCGACCCGGCTCGCCGACCAGTACGCCGACGACCTGAAGGACTGA